The Deinococcus koreensis genome window below encodes:
- the nuoG gene encoding NADH-quinone oxidoreductase subunit NuoG, with protein sequence MKVHVDGIEIDLPAGTSAIDAVFAAGQDVPYFCANSYLSPVGACRMCLVESGSPRKEKDGTFTLDEATGQPKIFWFPKPMASCTMQATEGMHIRTAKSSEVVAKAQAGMMEFTLLNHPLDCPTCDKGGACELQDRAFEYGYGASRFGFDRRHADKHYPLSDFVILDQERCIHCKRCVRYFEEVPGQEVLDFIERGGHTFIDTQEGGLPTGFSGNITDICPVGALLDNVARFRGRNWEYDHTPTTCTLCPVGCSITVDARNGRLERIVARENREVNEAWICDAGRFGHGFASAERLTTPLIRNEDGKLVEATWDEAITAINQGMVGRDMGELGLYLNADSTLEEGIALESLAELTGTRHVDHWPRYEVNISAPAATLTDVATADAVVVIGADLGEEAPILELRILEMLRGGLLPPEFAHGTAIADLRLIERPVRKPEKLAVIGGESRLWAHAGTKVPANGANALSRLNSPDTDELRGVMKLLEAAEKPVIVLGADALNGASGSFASMLSALAARTGAKVMAIPAAANSKGLAALNLVPRSGGVNYANLAQAPAAFISRLDPGVRAKGLTVVHDTHLTETARLADVVLPAVTNYEKRGTVQNLEGRLLGLTQAAISAGEASDLIRTLAALAEALGVRAKVRGLKSAQTLAAERLGIKLDSVPERGVIHTFTRLYTAPTGRAHTPQLWTERMLVRAADGVSTAHIAGLSQTLPVFPAAQPGGDD encoded by the coding sequence GTGAAAGTCCACGTAGACGGAATCGAAATCGACCTCCCCGCCGGCACCAGCGCCATCGACGCTGTCTTCGCCGCCGGCCAGGACGTGCCGTACTTCTGCGCCAACTCCTACCTGTCCCCGGTCGGGGCCTGCCGGATGTGCCTGGTGGAATCAGGCTCCCCGCGCAAGGAAAAAGACGGAACGTTCACGCTGGATGAGGCGACCGGACAGCCCAAGATCTTCTGGTTCCCCAAGCCCATGGCGTCCTGCACCATGCAGGCCACCGAGGGCATGCACATCCGCACGGCCAAATCCTCGGAAGTGGTCGCTAAGGCGCAGGCGGGCATGATGGAGTTCACGCTGCTGAACCATCCGCTCGACTGCCCGACCTGCGATAAGGGCGGCGCCTGCGAGCTGCAGGATCGGGCCTTCGAATACGGCTACGGCGCCAGCCGCTTTGGCTTCGACCGCCGCCACGCCGACAAGCATTACCCGCTCTCGGACTTCGTGATCCTCGATCAGGAGCGCTGTATCCACTGCAAGCGCTGCGTGCGTTACTTCGAGGAAGTGCCGGGCCAGGAGGTGCTGGATTTCATCGAGCGCGGCGGCCACACCTTCATCGACACCCAGGAGGGCGGGCTGCCCACCGGCTTTTCCGGGAACATCACCGACATCTGCCCGGTGGGGGCGCTGCTGGACAACGTGGCGCGCTTCCGGGGCCGCAACTGGGAGTACGACCACACGCCCACCACCTGTACGCTGTGCCCGGTCGGCTGCTCCATCACCGTGGATGCCCGCAACGGCCGCCTGGAGCGCATCGTGGCCCGTGAGAACCGGGAAGTGAATGAGGCCTGGATCTGCGACGCCGGGCGCTTCGGGCACGGCTTCGCCTCCGCGGAGCGCCTGACCACGCCGCTGATCCGGAATGAGGACGGGAAGCTCGTCGAGGCCACCTGGGACGAGGCGATCACCGCCATCAACCAGGGCATGGTCGGCCGCGACATGGGCGAGCTGGGCCTTTACCTGAACGCCGATTCCACGCTGGAAGAGGGCATTGCGCTGGAGTCGCTGGCGGAGCTGACCGGCACGCGGCACGTGGATCACTGGCCGCGCTACGAGGTGAATATCTCCGCCCCCGCCGCGACCCTGACCGACGTGGCGACCGCCGACGCCGTGGTCGTGATCGGCGCCGATCTGGGCGAGGAAGCCCCGATTCTGGAACTGCGGATCCTGGAGATGCTGCGCGGCGGCCTGCTGCCCCCGGAGTTCGCGCACGGCACGGCCATTGCCGACCTGCGGCTGATCGAGCGGCCCGTCCGCAAGCCTGAAAAGCTGGCGGTCATCGGCGGCGAGTCGAGACTGTGGGCGCACGCGGGCACGAAGGTTCCGGCCAACGGCGCCAACGCCCTGTCCCGCCTGAACAGCCCCGACACCGACGAACTGCGCGGGGTCATGAAGCTGCTGGAGGCGGCCGAGAAGCCCGTGATCGTGCTGGGGGCCGACGCCCTGAACGGTGCCTCCGGGTCATTTGCCTCCATGCTCAGCGCCCTGGCGGCCCGCACCGGCGCGAAGGTCATGGCGATTCCGGCGGCGGCGAACAGCAAAGGCCTCGCGGCGCTGAATCTGGTGCCCCGCTCCGGCGGGGTGAACTACGCGAATCTGGCGCAGGCGCCCGCCGCCTTCATCAGCCGGCTCGATCCGGGGGTGCGGGCCAAAGGCCTGACGGTCGTCCACGACACGCACCTGACCGAGACCGCCCGGCTGGCCGATGTGGTGCTGCCAGCGGTCACGAACTACGAGAAGCGCGGCACCGTGCAGAACCTCGAGGGGCGATTGCTGGGGCTGACCCAGGCGGCGATCAGCGCGGGCGAGGCCTCCGACCTGATCCGCACCCTGGCGGCGCTGGCCGAGGCGCTGGGCGTGCGCGCGAAGGTGCGCGGCCTGAAGAGTGCCCAGACCCTCGCCGCTGAACGCCTGGGCATCAAGCTCGACTCCGTGCCCGAGCGCGGCGTGATCCACACCTTCACGCGCCTCTACACGGCCCCCACCGGCAGGGCGCACACGCCCCAGCTCTGGACGGAACGGATGCTGGTGCGCGCGGCGGATGGGGTCAGTACCGCCCACATCGCTGGCCTGTCACAGACCCTGCCGGTCTTTCCCGCCGCGCAACCGGGAGGGGATGACTGA
- the nuoH gene encoding NADH-quinone oxidoreductase subunit NuoH, translating to MPDWLIALLITLLKAVLVTLALLTTFAYMTLVERRLLGRMQLRPGPNRVGPMGLLQPAADAIKSIFKEDLNVTLADRLVYTLAPIVAIGMALTAFGGIPAGPAGSLFGADPWVYNLDAGILALLALTSMGVYGIFLGGWASGSKYPILGGLRSSAQMISYELGMGLSILGLLMLVGTTSFQGIVGWQAGNGWLILFQSLGFALFLISSFAETNRTPFDLPEAEQEIVAGYLTEYSAIKWALFQMAEYVNMITASAIMSTLFFGGWKGPQFLNGLIPGISDWPIVWLVAKIAFFLFLFIWVRATLPRLRYDQLMRFGWKLLLPLALANTMLTAAFLAFRGQGGLWFLAILSLAGLVALLIMSDRVRVLWNTPTIRREDDSMRPALPRPTGGD from the coding sequence ATGCCCGACTGGCTGATCGCTCTGCTGATTACCCTGCTCAAGGCCGTGCTGGTCACGCTGGCGCTGCTGACCACCTTCGCGTACATGACGCTGGTCGAGCGCCGGTTGCTGGGACGCATGCAGCTGCGTCCGGGGCCGAACCGCGTGGGGCCGATGGGGCTGCTGCAACCCGCCGCCGACGCTATCAAGTCCATCTTCAAGGAAGACCTGAACGTCACGCTGGCCGACCGGCTGGTGTACACGCTGGCGCCCATCGTGGCGATCGGCATGGCGCTGACCGCCTTCGGGGGCATCCCGGCGGGGCCGGCAGGCAGCCTGTTCGGGGCCGACCCCTGGGTCTACAACCTCGACGCGGGCATCCTGGCGCTGCTGGCCCTGACCTCCATGGGTGTGTACGGCATCTTCCTGGGCGGCTGGGCCTCGGGCTCCAAGTACCCGATCCTGGGCGGCCTGAGAAGCAGCGCGCAGATGATCTCCTACGAACTGGGCATGGGCCTGAGTATCCTTGGCCTGCTGATGCTGGTGGGCACCACGTCCTTCCAGGGCATCGTGGGCTGGCAGGCGGGCAACGGCTGGCTGATCCTCTTCCAGTCGCTGGGCTTCGCCCTGTTCCTGATCTCGTCCTTCGCCGAGACGAACCGCACGCCGTTTGACCTTCCAGAAGCCGAGCAGGAGATCGTGGCGGGCTACCTCACCGAGTACTCCGCGATCAAATGGGCGCTGTTCCAGATGGCCGAGTACGTCAACATGATCACCGCCTCGGCCATCATGAGCACGCTGTTCTTCGGCGGCTGGAAGGGGCCGCAGTTCCTGAACGGCCTGATCCCCGGCATCAGTGACTGGCCGATCGTGTGGCTGGTCGCCAAGATCGCCTTCTTCCTGTTCCTGTTCATCTGGGTGCGCGCCACGCTGCCCCGGCTGCGCTACGACCAGCTCATGCGCTTCGGCTGGAAGCTGCTGCTGCCGCTCGCCCTGGCGAACACCATGCTCACCGCCGCCTTCCTGGCCTTCCGCGGACAGGGCGGCCTGTGGTTCCTGGCGATCCTCAGTCTGGCGGGTCTGGTCGCGCTGCTGATCATGAGCGACCGCGTGCGCGTCCTCTGGAACACCCCGACCATCCGCCGCGAGGACGACTCCATGCGGCCCGCCCTGCCCCGGCCGACGGGAGGGGACTGA
- the nuoI gene encoding NADH-quinone oxidoreductase subunit NuoI, which translates to MGVLEIAKGMGLTLGKLFQKPITVSYPEQRATLQPRFRGRHILTRHPGTNLEKCIGCSLCAAACPAYAIYVEAAENDPLSPTSPGERYAKVYEINMLRCIFCGMCEEACPTGAVVMGNEFEMADYRYGDFVYAKEDMLVGVEGSLPQRREAARTGKPVRLGFQVEGGVRAELEGVEYK; encoded by the coding sequence ATGGGCGTGCTTGAAATCGCCAAGGGCATGGGCCTGACGCTGGGCAAACTGTTCCAGAAACCGATCACGGTCAGCTATCCCGAGCAGCGGGCTACCCTGCAGCCGCGCTTCCGGGGGCGGCACATCCTCACGCGGCATCCCGGCACCAATCTTGAGAAGTGCATCGGCTGTTCGCTGTGTGCCGCCGCGTGCCCGGCCTACGCCATCTATGTGGAGGCGGCCGAGAACGATCCCCTGAGCCCCACCAGCCCCGGCGAGCGCTACGCCAAGGTCTACGAGATCAACATGCTGCGCTGCATCTTCTGCGGCATGTGCGAGGAGGCCTGCCCGACCGGCGCGGTGGTGATGGGCAACGAGTTCGAGATGGCCGACTACCGCTACGGCGACTTCGTGTACGCCAAGGAGGACATGCTGGTCGGCGTCGAGGGCAGCCTGCCCCAGCGCCGCGAGGCCGCCCGCACCGGCAAGCCCGTGCGCCTGGGCTTTCAGGTCGAGGGCGGCGTCCGGGCGGAACTGGAAGGGGTGGAGTACAAGTGA
- a CDS encoding NADH-quinone oxidoreductase subunit J, translating into MMLAFILLGALALVGGVITIAARNAVHASLGLVGTLLCVAGLFATMSASFLAAVQVIVYAGAIMVLFLFVIMLLNANSPITGADPVPYVRELAGIGGTVLAGAFVVLAFTFKDPRPLAEGVQGVRDGTAMVMGETLLTRFLLPFEAVSILLLVAIVGAVALVQRPAAEPDGVPDTEEILMPPTPAPVSRTAEREVRA; encoded by the coding sequence ATGATGCTCGCCTTCATCCTCCTGGGCGCCCTGGCGCTGGTCGGCGGGGTCATCACCATCGCGGCCCGGAACGCGGTGCACGCCTCGCTGGGGCTGGTGGGCACGCTGCTGTGCGTGGCGGGACTGTTCGCCACCATGAGCGCGTCGTTCCTGGCCGCGGTGCAAGTGATCGTGTACGCCGGGGCGATCATGGTGCTCTTTCTCTTCGTGATCATGCTGCTCAACGCCAATTCGCCCATCACGGGCGCCGACCCGGTGCCCTACGTGCGCGAGCTGGCCGGGATCGGCGGCACCGTGTTGGCGGGGGCGTTCGTCGTGCTGGCCTTTACCTTCAAAGACCCGCGCCCGCTGGCCGAGGGCGTGCAGGGCGTGCGGGACGGCACCGCCATGGTCATGGGGGAGACCCTGCTGACCCGTTTCCTGCTGCCCTTCGAGGCGGTGAGCATCCTGCTGCTGGTCGCCATCGTGGGGGCGGTGGCGCTGGTGCAGCGCCCGGCCGCCGAACCCGACGGCGTGCCCGATACCGAGGAGATCCTGATGCCGCCCACCCCCGCCCCCGTGTCACGGACGGCTGAGCGGGAGGTGCGTGCCTGA
- the nuoK gene encoding NADH-quinone oxidoreductase subunit NuoK, which produces MVPTSSYLALSGILFALGMIGVLTRRTAIMIFLSVELMLNAANLALVAFARAWGDPTGQTAVFIVMTLAAAEVAIGLAIIVAIFRKRETTNVDDLAGMKG; this is translated from the coding sequence ATGGTGCCCACCTCCAGTTATCTGGCCCTCTCGGGGATTCTGTTCGCGCTGGGCATGATCGGCGTGCTGACCCGCCGCACCGCGATCATGATCTTCTTGTCCGTGGAACTGATGCTGAACGCCGCGAACCTGGCCCTGGTGGCCTTCGCGCGGGCCTGGGGCGACCCCACCGGGCAGACGGCCGTGTTTATCGTGATGACCCTGGCCGCCGCCGAGGTGGCGATCGGCCTGGCGATCATCGTCGCCATCTTCCGCAAACGCGAGACCACCAACGTGGACGACCTCGCGGGCATGAAAGGCTGA
- the nuoL gene encoding NADH-quinone oxidoreductase subunit L, giving the protein MPLYLLPLFPLLGFALLICFPRLFPGKTGGWLGSGMVLLSFLVGVSRFFGLTDTVQTETLWTWLPNMALGEGGQVVNLSAGFAWDQLSALMTLIITGVGFLIHVYSISYMGHDPKFTRFFAFLNFFVAMMLILVLADSYPLMFVGWEGVGTASFLLIGFWFAGRGEAKDAAGFAATNAEGISNSNAARKAFIMNRIGDLGFMLGMFLLFKAFGTLNIQQLAERVETVQFSQPTLELACLFLLVGAVGKSGQLPLTTWLPDAMAGPTPVSALIHAATMVTAGVYLVARSHFLYDLAPTASLWVAWVGGLTALYGALCALNQHDIKKILAYSTVSQLGYMFLAVGLHAYTAGVFHLLTHAFFKALLFLSAGAVIHALHEEQDVRQMGGLRKYMPFTHIVSAVGVLAICGIPIWSGFFSKDAILAAAYEANPLLYVIGLGVALLTAFYMGRWYFLVWRGTYRGHAHPHEADPLITAPLGVLAALATLGGFLNVPTFLGGGHAFDDFLSRAVPLEVHEIPVSTEILLTFLAVAAGVGGLVWAYLEHRRSTLFDGPLGQASTSALYLDNAYDGLIGNPSKALAGAFDIADRSTDGLVNGIASNAAAPGGLFTLWQSGFVRAYAVSMLLGTAAIIGYWALKTIGSAS; this is encoded by the coding sequence GTGCCCCTTTACCTTCTTCCCCTGTTTCCGCTGCTGGGCTTCGCCCTGCTGATCTGCTTCCCCCGCCTCTTTCCCGGTAAAACCGGCGGCTGGCTCGGCTCCGGGATGGTGCTGCTCAGCTTTCTGGTGGGCGTCAGCCGCTTCTTTGGCCTGACCGACACCGTGCAGACCGAGACCCTCTGGACGTGGCTGCCGAACATGGCGCTGGGCGAGGGTGGTCAGGTCGTCAACCTCTCAGCCGGCTTCGCCTGGGATCAGCTCTCCGCGCTGATGACCCTGATCATCACCGGGGTCGGCTTCCTGATCCACGTGTATTCCATCTCGTACATGGGCCATGACCCGAAGTTCACGCGCTTCTTCGCCTTCCTGAACTTCTTCGTGGCGATGATGCTGATCCTCGTGCTGGCTGACTCCTACCCGCTGATGTTCGTGGGCTGGGAGGGCGTGGGCACGGCGTCGTTCCTGCTCATCGGCTTCTGGTTCGCCGGGCGCGGCGAGGCGAAGGACGCGGCGGGTTTCGCCGCCACCAACGCCGAGGGCATCAGCAACTCGAACGCCGCCCGCAAGGCCTTCATCATGAACCGCATCGGCGACCTGGGCTTCATGCTGGGGATGTTCCTGCTGTTCAAGGCGTTCGGCACGCTGAACATCCAGCAGCTCGCCGAGCGGGTCGAGACGGTGCAGTTCAGCCAGCCGACGCTGGAACTCGCCTGCCTGTTCCTGCTCGTCGGCGCGGTCGGCAAGTCGGGCCAGCTCCCGCTGACGACCTGGCTGCCGGACGCGATGGCCGGCCCCACGCCGGTCTCCGCCCTGATCCACGCGGCCACGATGGTCACGGCGGGCGTCTACCTCGTGGCCCGCTCCCACTTCCTGTACGACCTCGCGCCCACCGCCTCGCTGTGGGTCGCCTGGGTCGGCGGGCTGACCGCGCTGTACGGGGCGCTGTGTGCCCTGAACCAGCACGACATCAAGAAGATCCTGGCGTACTCCACGGTCTCGCAGCTGGGCTACATGTTCCTGGCGGTGGGCCTGCACGCCTACACGGCGGGCGTGTTCCACCTGCTCACCCACGCGTTCTTCAAGGCGCTGCTGTTCCTCTCGGCGGGCGCCGTGATCCACGCGCTGCACGAGGAGCAGGACGTGCGGCAGATGGGCGGGCTGCGGAAATACATGCCGTTCACGCATATCGTCTCGGCGGTCGGCGTGCTCGCCATCTGCGGCATTCCGATCTGGAGCGGCTTTTTCAGTAAGGACGCGATCCTGGCCGCCGCCTACGAGGCCAACCCGCTGCTGTACGTGATCGGCTTGGGGGTGGCACTGCTGACCGCCTTCTACATGGGCCGCTGGTACTTCCTGGTGTGGCGCGGCACGTACCGGGGCCACGCCCACCCGCACGAGGCCGATCCGCTGATCACCGCGCCGCTGGGCGTGCTGGCGGCGCTCGCCACGCTGGGCGGTTTCCTGAACGTGCCCACCTTCCTGGGCGGGGGCCACGCCTTCGACGACTTCCTGAGCCGCGCGGTGCCGCTGGAAGTCCACGAGATTCCCGTGTCCACCGAGATCCTGCTGACGTTCCTGGCGGTCGCGGCGGGCGTGGGCGGGCTGGTCTGGGCGTATCTGGAACACCGGCGCAGCACCCTCTTCGACGGCCCGCTCGGGCAGGCGAGCACCTCGGCCCTGTACCTCGACAACGCCTACGACGGCCTGATCGGCAACCCGAGCAAGGCCCTGGCTGGCGCCTTCGACATCGCCGACCGCAGCACCGACGGACTGGTCAACGGGATTGCCAGCAACGCGGCGGCGCCGGGCGGGCTGTTCACCCTCTGGCAGAGCGGCTTCGTGCGGGCCTACGCCGTCTCCATGCTGCTCGGCACGGCGGCGATCATCGGCTACTGGGCGCTCAAGACCATCGGAAGTGCCTCGTGA
- a CDS encoding NADH-quinone oxidoreductase subunit M gives MTREFISLLPTFMIFLPMLGSLLLLVTPKRWRDEVAGFLAVLTLGIGFMIWRAGGSGLLSVNWVPALGITYSTELSGVSLALAMVTAFMSFIAVLYAARRIPNPGTMLALILAMETGLLGIFAARDLVLFYVFFEDALLPSLLMLAIYGKAGRMQALVKFAAYTLFGSLLMLVSIIGIKYLGGSPTFALADLRANVVPAGPTQTWLYVAFLAAMAVKLPLWPLHAWLPDFHEQNHDSGIPDVMGTLYKVGGYGIFIFGITLFPDASLELRPVLMGLAAFTALYAAWIAFHQTDWKRLLAYAGLSHMGFVALGVFSLNETAVIGAMYLLAFQNLYTGALFLAVGMLQERIGSVHTRVGGAMTQAGALGGLTLALWLASIAVPGMAGFIGEFSILLGAYQVFPWLAFIAGLTTIAAAAYALTAFQHSFWQARPPGGVVVRDLVHTEWLILGLPLAVAILFGVYSAPALNLMQPAVKAVLAALGSN, from the coding sequence ATGACCCGCGAATTCATCAGCCTGCTGCCCACCTTCATGATCTTCCTGCCCATGCTGGGCTCGCTGCTGCTGCTGGTCACGCCCAAGCGCTGGCGCGACGAGGTGGCGGGCTTCCTCGCGGTGCTGACATTGGGCATCGGCTTCATGATCTGGCGGGCGGGCGGCTCGGGCCTGCTGAGCGTGAACTGGGTGCCGGCGCTGGGCATCACGTACTCCACCGAACTCTCCGGCGTCAGCCTCGCGCTGGCGATGGTGACGGCCTTCATGTCGTTCATCGCGGTGCTGTACGCGGCGCGGCGCATTCCCAACCCCGGCACCATGCTGGCGCTGATCCTGGCGATGGAAACCGGGTTGCTGGGCATCTTCGCGGCCCGCGACCTCGTGCTGTTCTACGTGTTCTTCGAGGACGCCCTGCTGCCCTCGTTGCTGATGCTCGCCATCTACGGCAAGGCGGGGCGCATGCAGGCGCTGGTCAAGTTCGCGGCCTACACACTGTTCGGCTCCCTGCTGATGCTGGTCTCGATCATCGGGATCAAGTACCTGGGCGGCTCGCCCACCTTCGCGCTGGCCGACCTGCGCGCCAACGTCGTGCCCGCCGGGCCCACCCAGACCTGGCTGTACGTGGCCTTCCTGGCCGCCATGGCGGTGAAGCTGCCGCTGTGGCCGCTGCACGCCTGGCTGCCCGATTTCCACGAGCAGAACCACGATTCCGGCATTCCCGACGTGATGGGCACGCTGTACAAGGTCGGCGGCTACGGCATCTTCATCTTCGGCATCACGCTGTTCCCCGACGCCTCGCTGGAACTGCGCCCGGTGCTCATGGGGCTGGCGGCCTTCACGGCGCTGTACGCTGCCTGGATCGCCTTCCACCAGACCGACTGGAAGAGGTTGCTAGCCTACGCGGGCCTCTCGCACATGGGTTTCGTCGCGCTGGGCGTCTTTTCCCTGAACGAGACGGCCGTGATCGGCGCGATGTACCTGCTGGCCTTCCAGAACCTGTATACCGGCGCGCTGTTCCTGGCGGTCGGCATGCTGCAGGAGCGCATCGGCTCGGTGCATACGCGGGTGGGCGGCGCCATGACCCAGGCGGGCGCGCTGGGCGGCCTGACGCTGGCCCTCTGGCTGGCCTCCATCGCCGTGCCCGGCATGGCCGGTTTCATCGGAGAGTTCTCGATCCTGCTGGGCGCCTATCAGGTCTTTCCCTGGCTGGCCTTCATCGCCGGCCTGACCACCATAGCGGCCGCGGCCTACGCCCTGACCGCCTTCCAGCACTCCTTCTGGCAGGCCCGGCCGCCCGGCGGCGTGGTGGTGCGCGACCTTGTGCACACCGAATGGCTGATCCTGGGACTGCCGCTGGCCGTGGCGATCCTCTTCGGCGTGTACTCCGCCCCTGCCCTGAACCTCATGCAACCTGCCGTCAAAGCCGTGCTCGCCGCACTGGGGAGCAACTGA
- a CDS encoding NADH-quinone oxidoreductase subunit N, translating into MPTPEMLSVPTGTNLYSFGALFPILAVLLGALSSTLLGFWVSRRTLTYMNLGWLVISAAWMMGLWNQGRQAFTHTIRLPDGQSLITASLQADNPALLLGLVIIVGSVMTLLVSLDTAWRARISFPEFDAMLMYAITGGLLMAFSGDLIVMLIGLEIMSLSGYVLATLQDSRRAEEAGLKYFLLGAVGSAILIYGIAFVYGATGSLNYAEISLRVASVDGLQPQNVGILVGGALLVLAGFAFKIALVPFHQWTPDVYSGAPTSVSLFLSTVVKVAVFAGMLRVFSGALADAPGWASTLQILTAATLIIGNTAALLQANFKRMLAYSAVAHTGFLAMALLGTPATGGAALTYYLLVYTLMTAAALAIVAALQRTEAGMEVSDLRGLYYRHPGYAVALAICLASLAGLPPFAGFFGKYLAFQAAFQNGYVWLSVLAAVTSVAALIYYLRPGMLMFMPDRTPAREYANGQRPPTTLAVGLGVAGVTLLGILPNLWYGWLGNPAIWQLLAGR; encoded by the coding sequence ATGCCCACACCTGAGATGCTGAGCGTTCCCACGGGAACCAACCTCTATTCCTTCGGCGCCCTCTTTCCCATCCTGGCGGTGCTGCTCGGGGCGCTGAGCAGCACCCTGCTGGGCTTCTGGGTCAGCCGCCGCACCCTCACCTACATGAACCTGGGCTGGCTGGTGATCTCGGCCGCCTGGATGATGGGGCTGTGGAACCAGGGCCGCCAGGCGTTTACCCACACCATCCGGCTGCCCGACGGCCAGAGCCTGATCACCGCCTCGCTGCAGGCCGATAACCCCGCGCTGCTGCTGGGGCTGGTGATCATCGTGGGCAGCGTCATGACCCTGCTGGTGTCGCTGGACACCGCCTGGCGCGCCCGGATTTCGTTCCCCGAGTTCGACGCCATGCTCATGTACGCCATCACGGGCGGCCTGCTGATGGCCTTCTCCGGCGACCTGATCGTCATGCTGATCGGCCTGGAGATCATGAGCCTGTCGGGCTACGTGCTCGCCACCCTGCAGGACTCGCGCCGCGCCGAGGAGGCCGGTCTGAAGTACTTCCTGCTGGGCGCGGTGGGCTCGGCCATCCTGATCTACGGCATCGCCTTCGTGTACGGCGCCACCGGTTCGCTGAACTACGCCGAGATCTCGCTGCGGGTGGCCTCGGTTGATGGGCTGCAACCCCAGAACGTGGGCATCCTGGTCGGCGGGGCGCTGCTGGTGCTGGCGGGCTTCGCATTCAAGATCGCGCTGGTGCCCTTCCACCAGTGGACGCCGGACGTGTATTCCGGCGCCCCCACCTCCGTCAGCCTGTTCCTGAGCACGGTCGTGAAGGTCGCGGTCTTCGCGGGGATGCTGCGGGTCTTCTCGGGCGCCCTGGCCGACGCGCCGGGCTGGGCCAGCACCCTGCAGATCCTGACCGCCGCCACCCTCATCATCGGCAACACGGCGGCGCTGCTGCAGGCCAACTTCAAGCGCATGCTGGCCTACTCGGCGGTGGCCCACACCGGCTTCCTGGCGATGGCCCTGCTGGGCACCCCGGCCACCGGCGGCGCCGCCCTGACCTACTACCTGCTGGTCTACACGCTGATGACGGCCGCCGCGCTGGCCATCGTGGCCGCCCTGCAGCGCACGGAGGCCGGCATGGAGGTCAGCGACCTGCGCGGCCTGTATTACCGCCACCCCGGCTACGCGGTCGCGCTGGCGATCTGCCTGGCCTCGCTGGCGGGGCTGCCGCCGTTTGCGGGCTTCTTCGGCAAGTATCTGGCCTTCCAGGCGGCCTTCCAGAACGGCTACGTGTGGCTCAGCGTGCTGGCGGCCGTCACGAGCGTGGCCGCGCTGATCTACTACCTGCGGCCCGGCATGCTGATGTTCATGCCGGACCGCACGCCGGCGCGCGAATACGCGAACGGCCAGCGGCCCCCGACCACCCTGGCCGTGGGTCTGGGCGTGGCGGGCGTGACCCTGCTGGGGATCCTGCCCAACCTGTGGTACGGCTGGTTGGGCAACCCCGCCATCTGGCAACTGCTCGCCGGGCGGTAG
- a CDS encoding RNA polymerase sigma factor: MTIFIGMDAPPGSLTLRDTAPPGDDLAHLRRVQAGDQGALRALYDAHHAGLYRFLRASLGREDAEEVLQDVFVTAWQRAGTFRGASTVSTWLYGIARNHARNRSRQVKVTWELQESDALHSPEQLDFLAALQAVRRLPTKEREVVELVSLGELSLQEAAQVLGVPLGTVKSRQHAARAKLRAELGGTP; this comes from the coding sequence ATGACGATATTCATAGGCATGGACGCGCCGCCCGGTTCCCTCACTCTGCGGGACACGGCGCCCCCCGGGGACGACCTCGCCCACCTGCGGCGGGTGCAGGCCGGCGATCAGGGCGCGCTGCGGGCCCTCTACGACGCGCATCACGCTGGGCTCTACCGCTTCCTGCGCGCCTCCCTGGGCCGTGAGGATGCCGAGGAAGTCCTGCAGGACGTCTTCGTGACGGCCTGGCAGCGGGCGGGCACCTTCCGGGGGGCCTCGACCGTGAGCACCTGGCTCTACGGCATCGCGCGCAACCACGCCCGCAACCGCTCACGGCAGGTCAAGGTCACCTGGGAACTGCAGGAGTCCGACGCCCTGCACAGCCCCGAGCAGCTCGACTTCCTGGCGGCCCTGCAGGCAGTCAGGAGACTGCCGACGAAAGAACGCGAGGTCGTCGAACTCGTCTCGCTGGGTGAGCTGAGCCTGCAGGAGGCCGCGCAGGTGCTGGGCGTGCCGCTGGGCACCGTGAAAAGCCGCCAGCACGCTGCACGAGCGAAGCTGCGCGCCGAGCTGGGAGGCACCCCATGA